Proteins encoded in a region of the Coregonus clupeaformis isolate EN_2021a chromosome 9, ASM2061545v1, whole genome shotgun sequence genome:
- the LOC121574346 gene encoding probable E3 ubiquitin-protein ligase RNF144A-B isoform X1, whose translation MGLGAAKSVDLSLPKEVYPKVVLQVVQRHCMLEHPDLNKRCLSCSSSLVRILGRDGGPSQIALCTQCPLSPRVCWSCLSPLQSSTIEATPGCCSNKSCQLVSSLLNCDLVTDPKSHVRGCPEFRACPRCYSLIMHTSGCKYMCCFSCQNRFCWICLQPSEECGKDKELYWSLYCSKPTVGRQVFTT comes from the exons ATGGGACTGGGAGCAG CTAAGAGTGTGGATTTGTCTCTCCCGAAGGAAGTTTATCCGAAAGTCGTTTTACAA GTGGTTCAGAGACATTGCATGCTGGAGCATCCTGATCTCAACAAGAGG TGTTTATCCTGTTCCTCCAGTCTCGTTCGCATCCTGGGCAGAGATGGAGGGCCCAGTCAGATCGCCCTGTGTACCCAGTGCCCTCTCTCTCCACGAGTCTGCTGGTCCTGCCTATCCCCCTTGCAGTCCTCTACTATTGAAGCTACACCTGGATGCTGCAGCAACAAGTCCTGCCAGCTGGTGTCCAGCCTCCTCAACTGTGATCTGGTGACAGACCCTAAGAGCCATGTTCGGGGCTGCCCAGAGTTCCGTGCCTGCCCCAGGTGCTACAGTCTGATAATGCACACGTCTGGATGTAAATACATGTGCTGTTTCAGCTGCCAGAACCGCTTCTGTTGGATCTGCTTACAGCCCAGTGAGGAGTGTGGGAAAGATAAGGAGCTGTACTGGTCTCTGTACTGCTCTAAACCCACAGTAGGCAGGCAGGTGTTCACCACGTAG
- the LOC121574345 gene encoding zinc finger and BTB domain-containing protein 18-like isoform X2 has product MSANLSPPNTALVAELSFSFQDELTATIQNALGVAVEIAVVEVTKLVGQVLRDVRDQMHETLRDNKSLKFRLQAAELELCAARGEERQVESIIGDKASTNSRIQQVHQQLNSLNVSQNTIKSGREGEHRVHESNQSLNTKNVEDRYGGFESEVADNPAYLNESFCEIREDGRICTQDIKPDLLGKSTLNQGDAAGTKEVLSNMYSDNHEDAEHFNRAGTETTTGHDTSTAHVDGHPFPEVNMKNAEVKCLVEVKVESADLGCSRNSGPHTGGDEEYCPDSLSLAQTRLLEDWRPEALQLPHRDPDSFTPSTSHSLYSPIFNPDIPDLDILSSSSATGLHAGFGKQQQYPPRETAGASTSHSHQMYSPEIGEVNNMAAAQHICKICGEKFHLSEELRRHRSLIHPKDMNKLPKRNLYPPGRSPYHCSLCGRDFNRMEHLKIHQRIHTGERPYACTVCNARFRHSWALTRHFRIHTGEKPYTCSQCGKTFRNCGGLRFHQRTHSMGGVG; this is encoded by the exons ATGTCGGCAAACTTgagtcctccaaacacggctttGGTAGCGGAATTATCATTTTCGTTTCAGGATGAATTGACTGCTACTATTCAAAATGCATTAGGAGTGGCAGTGGAGATAGCGGTGGTTGAGGTTACAAAACTAGTCGGCCAAGTGTTGAGGGACGTGCGGGATCAAATGCACGAGACGCTGCGGGACAATAAGTCCCTAAAGTTTCGCTTGCAAGCAGCCGAACTTGAATTATGTGCAGCGCGAGGAGAGGAACGTCAAGTAGAATCAATAATTGGGGACAAAGCCAGTACCAATAGTAGAATTCAACAGGTTCATCAGCAGCTGAATTCTCTAAACGTCtcacaaaatacaatcaaatcaggaagagaaggagagcatAGAGTTCATGAATCCAATCAGTCTCTAAATACAAAAAATGTTGAGGATAGGTATGGAGGATTTGAATCAGAAGTTGCTGATAACCCTGCATATCTTAATGAATCGTTTTGTGAGATCCGTGAGGATGGTCGTATCTGCACTCAAGATATTAAGCCAGATTTATTGGGCAAGTCGACTTTAAATCAAGGAGATGCAGCTG GGACTAAAGAGGTTCTCTCAAACATGTACTCAGACAACCACGAAGATGCTGAACATTTTAACCGAGCAGGTACAGAGACAACCACAGGACATGACACATCAACAGCCCATGTTGACGGCCATCCATTCCCTGAAGTTAACATGAAGAATGCAGAGGTGAAGTGTCTGGTTGAAGTGAAGGTGGAGTCTGCAGACCTGGGATGCAGTAGGAACTCTGGTCCCCACACTGGAGGAGATGAGGAGTACTGTCCAGACAGTCTCTCCTTGGCTCAAACCAGGCTGCTGGAGGATTGGAGGCCAGAGGCACTGCAACTCCCACACAGGGACCCAGACTCATTCACCCCCTCCACCAGCCACTCTCTAT ACTCCCCAATCTTCAACCCAGACATTCCAGACTTGGACATCCTATCGTCTTCTTCAGCCACAGGTCTCCATGCAGGCTTTGGTAAGCAGCAGCAGTACCCACCCAGAGAGACTGCTGGGGCTTCCACCTCTCACTCACACCAGATGTACAGCCCTGAGATAGGTGAAGTGAACAACATGGCTGCAGCACAGCACATCTGCAAGATCTGTGGAGAGAAGTTCCATCTGTCTGAGGAGCTGAGGCGACATCGTAGTCTTATTCACCCAAAGGATATGAACAAGCTCCCCAAGCGCAACCTCTACCCCCCTGGGCGGAGCCCATACCACTGCTCCCTGTGTGGTCGAGACTTCAACCGCATGGAGCACCTGAAGATCCATCAGCGTATTCATACTGGAGAAAGGCCTTATGCCTGCACAGTCTGCAACGCACGCTTCCGTCACTCTTGGGCTCTCACAAGACACTTCcgcattcacacaggagagaagccctacaCCTGCAGCCAGTGTGGGAAGACTTTCCGAAACTGTGGGGGGCTGCGCTTTCACCAGCGCACTCACTCAATGGGAGGGGTCGGCTGA
- the LOC121574346 gene encoding probable E3 ubiquitin-protein ligase RNF144A-B isoform X2, translating into MLEHPDLNKRCLSCSSSLVRILGRDGGPSQIALCTQCPLSPRVCWSCLSPLQSSTIEATPGCCSNKSCQLVSSLLNCDLVTDPKSHVRGCPEFRACPRCYSLIMHTSGCKYMCCFSCQNRFCWICLQPSEECGKDKELYWSLYCSKPTVGRQVFTT; encoded by the exons ATGCTGGAGCATCCTGATCTCAACAAGAGG TGTTTATCCTGTTCCTCCAGTCTCGTTCGCATCCTGGGCAGAGATGGAGGGCCCAGTCAGATCGCCCTGTGTACCCAGTGCCCTCTCTCTCCACGAGTCTGCTGGTCCTGCCTATCCCCCTTGCAGTCCTCTACTATTGAAGCTACACCTGGATGCTGCAGCAACAAGTCCTGCCAGCTGGTGTCCAGCCTCCTCAACTGTGATCTGGTGACAGACCCTAAGAGCCATGTTCGGGGCTGCCCAGAGTTCCGTGCCTGCCCCAGGTGCTACAGTCTGATAATGCACACGTCTGGATGTAAATACATGTGCTGTTTCAGCTGCCAGAACCGCTTCTGTTGGATCTGCTTACAGCCCAGTGAGGAGTGTGGGAAAGATAAGGAGCTGTACTGGTCTCTGTACTGCTCTAAACCCACAGTAGGCAGGCAGGTGTTCACCACGTAG
- the LOC121574345 gene encoding zinc finger protein 648-like isoform X1: MSANLSPPNTALVAELSFSFQDELTATIQNALGVAVEIAVVEVTKLVGQVLRDVRDQMHETLRDNKSLKFRLQAAELELCAARGEERQVESIIGDKASTNSRIQQVHQQLNSLNVSQNTIKSGREGEHRVHESNQSLNTKNVEDRYGGFESEVADNPAYLNESFCEIREDGRICTQDIKPDLLGKSTLNQGDAAGTKEVLSNMYSDNHEDAEHFNRAGTETTTGHDTSTAHVDGHPFPEVNMKNAEVKCLVEVKVESADLGCSRNSGPHTGGDEEYCPDSLSLAQTRLLEDWRPEALQLPHRDPDSFTPSTSHSLSDSPIFNPDIPDLDILSSSSATGLHAGFGKQQQYPPRETAGASTSHSHQMYSPEIGEVNNMAAAQHICKICGEKFHLSEELRRHRSLIHPKDMNKLPKRNLYPPGRSPYHCSLCGRDFNRMEHLKIHQRIHTGERPYACTVCNARFRHSWALTRHFRIHTGEKPYTCSQCGKTFRNCGGLRFHQRTHSMGGVG; this comes from the exons ATGTCGGCAAACTTgagtcctccaaacacggctttGGTAGCGGAATTATCATTTTCGTTTCAGGATGAATTGACTGCTACTATTCAAAATGCATTAGGAGTGGCAGTGGAGATAGCGGTGGTTGAGGTTACAAAACTAGTCGGCCAAGTGTTGAGGGACGTGCGGGATCAAATGCACGAGACGCTGCGGGACAATAAGTCCCTAAAGTTTCGCTTGCAAGCAGCCGAACTTGAATTATGTGCAGCGCGAGGAGAGGAACGTCAAGTAGAATCAATAATTGGGGACAAAGCCAGTACCAATAGTAGAATTCAACAGGTTCATCAGCAGCTGAATTCTCTAAACGTCtcacaaaatacaatcaaatcaggaagagaaggagagcatAGAGTTCATGAATCCAATCAGTCTCTAAATACAAAAAATGTTGAGGATAGGTATGGAGGATTTGAATCAGAAGTTGCTGATAACCCTGCATATCTTAATGAATCGTTTTGTGAGATCCGTGAGGATGGTCGTATCTGCACTCAAGATATTAAGCCAGATTTATTGGGCAAGTCGACTTTAAATCAAGGAGATGCAGCTG GGACTAAAGAGGTTCTCTCAAACATGTACTCAGACAACCACGAAGATGCTGAACATTTTAACCGAGCAGGTACAGAGACAACCACAGGACATGACACATCAACAGCCCATGTTGACGGCCATCCATTCCCTGAAGTTAACATGAAGAATGCAGAGGTGAAGTGTCTGGTTGAAGTGAAGGTGGAGTCTGCAGACCTGGGATGCAGTAGGAACTCTGGTCCCCACACTGGAGGAGATGAGGAGTACTGTCCAGACAGTCTCTCCTTGGCTCAAACCAGGCTGCTGGAGGATTGGAGGCCAGAGGCACTGCAACTCCCACACAGGGACCCAGACTCATTCACCCCCTCCACCAGCCACTCTCTAT CAGACTCCCCAATCTTCAACCCAGACATTCCAGACTTGGACATCCTATCGTCTTCTTCAGCCACAGGTCTCCATGCAGGCTTTGGTAAGCAGCAGCAGTACCCACCCAGAGAGACTGCTGGGGCTTCCACCTCTCACTCACACCAGATGTACAGCCCTGAGATAGGTGAAGTGAACAACATGGCTGCAGCACAGCACATCTGCAAGATCTGTGGAGAGAAGTTCCATCTGTCTGAGGAGCTGAGGCGACATCGTAGTCTTATTCACCCAAAGGATATGAACAAGCTCCCCAAGCGCAACCTCTACCCCCCTGGGCGGAGCCCATACCACTGCTCCCTGTGTGGTCGAGACTTCAACCGCATGGAGCACCTGAAGATCCATCAGCGTATTCATACTGGAGAAAGGCCTTATGCCTGCACAGTCTGCAACGCACGCTTCCGTCACTCTTGGGCTCTCACAAGACACTTCcgcattcacacaggagagaagccctacaCCTGCAGCCAGTGTGGGAAGACTTTCCGAAACTGTGGGGGGCTGCGCTTTCACCAGCGCACTCACTCAATGGGAGGGGTCGGCTGA